A part of Maniola hyperantus chromosome 14, iAphHyp1.2, whole genome shotgun sequence genomic DNA contains:
- the LOC117988613 gene encoding U5 small nuclear ribonucleoprotein TSSC4: MSSFQDRQKSLFNHLKDAEEQYSFSKSNKVTEQPDYGVIDKRTYRKIKREMKQFRGRESIYKRQDANLRECLRARSAPDHMRNPQKWQYYSLSDVTPDQMSDKTNTETALAFMREMEERESKDNEVIDETGAVFKKPTFSISKTIKKLPEEQKQPLFKGNKIIMPEYVVGMSKKKVNKLAIRTKKEKDEEDKKAELKLNHLYENDDEDDYSNNCT, from the coding sequence ATGTCGTCGTTTCAAGATCGACAAAAGAGTTTATTTAACCACCTGAAAGATGCAGAGGAACAATACAGTTTTTCCAAGTCAAATAAGGTTACAGAACAACCAGATTATGGTGTTATCGACAAACGGACCTACAGGAAAATAAAGCGTGAAATGAAACAATTTCGTGGTAGAGAAAGTATTTATAAAAGACAAGATGCGAACCTACGGGAATGCCTACGCGCCAGATCGGCTCCAGACCATATGAGGAATCCACAAAAGTGGCAATATTATTCATTATCAGATGTTACGCCAGACCAAATGTCTGATAAAACTAACACAGAAACTGCTTTGGCTTTTATGCGTGAAATGGAAGAACGGGAATCAAAAGATAATGAAGTTATTGATGAGACAGGCGCAGTTTTCAAGAAACCGACCTTTAGTATCTCTAAAACCATTAAAAAGTTACCTGAGGAACAGAAGCAACCTCTTTTCAAgggcaataaaataataatgccGGAGTATGTAGTAGGAATGAGTAAGAAAAAGGTTAATAAACTGGCAATAAGGACcaagaaagaaaaagatgaaGAAGACAAAAAAGCAGAGTTAAAATTAAACCATTTGTATGAaaatgatgatgaggatgactATAGCAATAATTGTACTTAA
- the vnc gene encoding N-alpha-acetyltransferase 10: MNIRCARPSDLMNMQHCNLLCLPENYQMKYYFYHGLSWPQLSYVAEDEKGHIVGYVLAKMEEDGEDNRHGHITSLAVKRSHRRLGLAQKLMNQASLAMVECFQAKYVSLHVRKSNRAALNLYTNSLGFKILEIEPKYYADGEDAYSMMRDLSTFAADSKTDAPADNLEIKSESAIVSQC, from the exons ATGAATATTCGCTGTGCACGTCCGAGTGACCTTATGAACATGCAGCATTGCAACTTGTTATGCTTGCCAGAGAACTATCAGatgaaatattatttctatcatggTTTGTCATGGCCCCAGCTCAGTTATGTGGCAGAAGATGAAAAAGGCCACATAGTAG GATATGTACTGGCAAAGATGGAGGAGGATGGCGAAGATAATCGCCATGGACACATAACTTCCCTTGCAGTCAAGAGATCCCATCGGCGTCTTGGGCTTGCTCAAAAGCTGATGAATCAAGCTTCATTAGCTATGGTAGAGTGTTTTCAA gCCAAATATGTATCTCTGCACGTTAGAAAAAGCAACAGAGCTGCGCTTAATCTGTACACAAACTCACTCGGTTTCAAGATCTTAGAAATTGAACCTAAATACTATGCAGATGGTGAAGATGCCTACTCAATGATGAGAGACCTCAGCACTTTTGCGGCTGATAGTAAGACGGACGCCCCAGCTGACAATTTAGAAATCAAGTCTGAATCTGCTATTGTATCACAGTGTTAA
- the LOC117988611 gene encoding myb/SANT-like DNA-binding domain-containing protein 4 isoform X2, with protein MDNEDILVTSHNRCGNFSHEEVKALVEQVKIHKDIILNKCTNSAVNFAKEEGWRKICKEINKRGFKHKRTVENLKTKWLNLKRLGKKVSQNIIDVGDTNLDDVLTNILMLMNETDTGASLTAVPMDGSENNTNGSMTEAPQEDSFEAVNDMEEEKEKVNLWSDNAHNQSDESDDAEKVVPKKRRRVRTLNFTPSECSLLLKCVREEKDSILIKGKGISVKAINMQNSAWNRITQKYNRLSPHKRTYKTLRTKFDNMKRLTNRVNFKNYFSKNKGERIDRKRNHHHHERLDEKHEDLVEIKYFKTEPMADTSMDKDSDVDNEEYPEIPVATSEKYEKYSDPLSIVLNGDSGMESMSHFGSYTPHENKEISKLKLELLKYQLETAKLERQRISEALEAENSERQSKAIETSLRLRAARLDAVASESKLPSTHPALQYSEQEKLAQQYMRQFEHTCNCMKSKIN; from the exons ATGGATAATGAAGATATTTTGGTTACTTCTCA CAACAGGTGTGGGAATTTCAGTCACGAGGAAGTAAAAGCCCTGGTGGAACAAGTTAAAATACACAAAGATATAATCCTAAACAAATGCACCAATTCAGCTGTTAATTTTGCAAAAGAGGAAGGGTGGAGGAAAATATGcaaggaaataaataaaagaggcTTCAAACATAAAAGAACTgttgaaaatttgaaaacgAAATGGTTAAATCTCAAAAGGTTAGGAAAGAAAGTGTCACAAAACATAATAGACGTAGGAGACACAAACTTAGATGATGTGTTAACTAATATTCTGATGCTGATGAATGAGACGGACACTGGTGCAAGTCTGACTGCAGTTCCAATGGATGGTAGTGAAAACAATACAAATGGCAGTATGACTGAAGCTCCTCAGGAGGATAGTTTTGAAGCAGTGAATG ATATGGAAGAAGAAAAGGAGAAGGTCAACCTCTGGAGTGATAATGCACATAATCAGTCAGATGAATCTGATG ATGCTGAAAAAGTGGTGCCAAAAAAGCG AAGACGCGTCAGAACATTGAACTTCACTCCGTCAGAATGTAGTCTACTTCTGAAGTGTGTCAGAGAAGAAAAGGATAGTATACTGATTAAAGGCAAAGGGATCTCAGTGAAGGCTATCAATATGCAAAACAGTGCATGGAATAGG ATAACTCAGAAGTATAACAGACTGAGTCCACACAAGAGGACTTATAAAACGTTGCGCACGAAATTTGATAACATGAAAAGACTCACTAACAGAGTTAACTTTAAAAACTACTTTTCTAAGAACAAAGGCGAAAGAATTGACAGAAAAAGAAACCACCACCATCATGAAAGGCTTGATGAAAAACATGAAGATTTAGTtgag ataaaatatttcaaaacagAGCCTATGGCTGACACCAGTATGGATAAGGACAGTGACGTTGATAATGAGGAATACCCGGAAATTCCCGTCGCGACCagtgaaaaatatgaaaaatactcGGATCCGCTCTCTATTGTTCTAAATGGAGATTCTGGGATGG AATCAATGAGCCATTTCGGGTCTTACACTCCACATGAAAATAAGGAAATATCAAAACTGAAGCTAGAACTGCTGAAGTATCAACTGGAAACTGCAAAA TTGGAAAGACAAAGGATCAGCGAAGCTTTAGAAGCAGAAAACTCAGAGCGCCAGTCAAAAGCCATAGAAACATCGCTTCGATTACGAGCAGCAAGATTAGATGCCGTTGCCTCCGAGTCAAAACTGCCCTCAACCCATCCCGCACTGCAATACAGTGAACAAGAGAAACTAGCGCAACAGTACATGCGGCAGTTTGAGCACACTTGCAATTGTATGAAAAGtaagattaattaa
- the LOC117988611 gene encoding myb/SANT-like DNA-binding domain-containing protein 4 isoform X3: MDNEDILVTSHHEEVKALVEQVKIHKDIILNKCTNSAVNFAKEEGWRKICKEINKRGFKHKRTVENLKTKWLNLKRLGKKVSQNIIDVGDTNLDDVLTNILMLMNETDTGASLTAVPMDGSENNTNGSMTEAPQEDSFEAVNDMEEEKEKVNLWSDNAHNQSDESDVSDAEKVVPKKRRRVRTLNFTPSECSLLLKCVREEKDSILIKGKGISVKAINMQNSAWNRITQKYNRLSPHKRTYKTLRTKFDNMKRLTNRVNFKNYFSKNKGERIDRKRNHHHHERLDEKHEDLVEIKYFKTEPMADTSMDKDSDVDNEEYPEIPVATSEKYEKYSDPLSIVLNGDSGMESMSHFGSYTPHENKEISKLKLELLKYQLETAKLERQRISEALEAENSERQSKAIETSLRLRAARLDAVASESKLPSTHPALQYSEQEKLAQQYMRQFEHTCNCMKSKIN; the protein is encoded by the exons ATGGATAATGAAGATATTTTGGTTACTTCTCA TCACGAGGAAGTAAAAGCCCTGGTGGAACAAGTTAAAATACACAAAGATATAATCCTAAACAAATGCACCAATTCAGCTGTTAATTTTGCAAAAGAGGAAGGGTGGAGGAAAATATGcaaggaaataaataaaagaggcTTCAAACATAAAAGAACTgttgaaaatttgaaaacgAAATGGTTAAATCTCAAAAGGTTAGGAAAGAAAGTGTCACAAAACATAATAGACGTAGGAGACACAAACTTAGATGATGTGTTAACTAATATTCTGATGCTGATGAATGAGACGGACACTGGTGCAAGTCTGACTGCAGTTCCAATGGATGGTAGTGAAAACAATACAAATGGCAGTATGACTGAAGCTCCTCAGGAGGATAGTTTTGAAGCAGTGAATG ATATGGAAGAAGAAAAGGAGAAGGTCAACCTCTGGAGTGATAATGCACATAATCAGTCAGATGAATCTGATG TTTCAGATGCTGAAAAAGTGGTGCCAAAAAAGCG AAGACGCGTCAGAACATTGAACTTCACTCCGTCAGAATGTAGTCTACTTCTGAAGTGTGTCAGAGAAGAAAAGGATAGTATACTGATTAAAGGCAAAGGGATCTCAGTGAAGGCTATCAATATGCAAAACAGTGCATGGAATAGG ATAACTCAGAAGTATAACAGACTGAGTCCACACAAGAGGACTTATAAAACGTTGCGCACGAAATTTGATAACATGAAAAGACTCACTAACAGAGTTAACTTTAAAAACTACTTTTCTAAGAACAAAGGCGAAAGAATTGACAGAAAAAGAAACCACCACCATCATGAAAGGCTTGATGAAAAACATGAAGATTTAGTtgag ataaaatatttcaaaacagAGCCTATGGCTGACACCAGTATGGATAAGGACAGTGACGTTGATAATGAGGAATACCCGGAAATTCCCGTCGCGACCagtgaaaaatatgaaaaatactcGGATCCGCTCTCTATTGTTCTAAATGGAGATTCTGGGATGG AATCAATGAGCCATTTCGGGTCTTACACTCCACATGAAAATAAGGAAATATCAAAACTGAAGCTAGAACTGCTGAAGTATCAACTGGAAACTGCAAAA TTGGAAAGACAAAGGATCAGCGAAGCTTTAGAAGCAGAAAACTCAGAGCGCCAGTCAAAAGCCATAGAAACATCGCTTCGATTACGAGCAGCAAGATTAGATGCCGTTGCCTCCGAGTCAAAACTGCCCTCAACCCATCCCGCACTGCAATACAGTGAACAAGAGAAACTAGCGCAACAGTACATGCGGCAGTTTGAGCACACTTGCAATTGTATGAAAAGtaagattaattaa
- the LOC117988611 gene encoding myb/SANT-like DNA-binding domain-containing protein 4 isoform X1, whose amino-acid sequence MDNEDILVTSHNRCGNFSHEEVKALVEQVKIHKDIILNKCTNSAVNFAKEEGWRKICKEINKRGFKHKRTVENLKTKWLNLKRLGKKVSQNIIDVGDTNLDDVLTNILMLMNETDTGASLTAVPMDGSENNTNGSMTEAPQEDSFEAVNDMEEEKEKVNLWSDNAHNQSDESDVSDAEKVVPKKRRRVRTLNFTPSECSLLLKCVREEKDSILIKGKGISVKAINMQNSAWNRITQKYNRLSPHKRTYKTLRTKFDNMKRLTNRVNFKNYFSKNKGERIDRKRNHHHHERLDEKHEDLVEIKYFKTEPMADTSMDKDSDVDNEEYPEIPVATSEKYEKYSDPLSIVLNGDSGMESMSHFGSYTPHENKEISKLKLELLKYQLETAKLERQRISEALEAENSERQSKAIETSLRLRAARLDAVASESKLPSTHPALQYSEQEKLAQQYMRQFEHTCNCMKSKIN is encoded by the exons ATGGATAATGAAGATATTTTGGTTACTTCTCA CAACAGGTGTGGGAATTTCAGTCACGAGGAAGTAAAAGCCCTGGTGGAACAAGTTAAAATACACAAAGATATAATCCTAAACAAATGCACCAATTCAGCTGTTAATTTTGCAAAAGAGGAAGGGTGGAGGAAAATATGcaaggaaataaataaaagaggcTTCAAACATAAAAGAACTgttgaaaatttgaaaacgAAATGGTTAAATCTCAAAAGGTTAGGAAAGAAAGTGTCACAAAACATAATAGACGTAGGAGACACAAACTTAGATGATGTGTTAACTAATATTCTGATGCTGATGAATGAGACGGACACTGGTGCAAGTCTGACTGCAGTTCCAATGGATGGTAGTGAAAACAATACAAATGGCAGTATGACTGAAGCTCCTCAGGAGGATAGTTTTGAAGCAGTGAATG ATATGGAAGAAGAAAAGGAGAAGGTCAACCTCTGGAGTGATAATGCACATAATCAGTCAGATGAATCTGATG TTTCAGATGCTGAAAAAGTGGTGCCAAAAAAGCG AAGACGCGTCAGAACATTGAACTTCACTCCGTCAGAATGTAGTCTACTTCTGAAGTGTGTCAGAGAAGAAAAGGATAGTATACTGATTAAAGGCAAAGGGATCTCAGTGAAGGCTATCAATATGCAAAACAGTGCATGGAATAGG ATAACTCAGAAGTATAACAGACTGAGTCCACACAAGAGGACTTATAAAACGTTGCGCACGAAATTTGATAACATGAAAAGACTCACTAACAGAGTTAACTTTAAAAACTACTTTTCTAAGAACAAAGGCGAAAGAATTGACAGAAAAAGAAACCACCACCATCATGAAAGGCTTGATGAAAAACATGAAGATTTAGTtgag ataaaatatttcaaaacagAGCCTATGGCTGACACCAGTATGGATAAGGACAGTGACGTTGATAATGAGGAATACCCGGAAATTCCCGTCGCGACCagtgaaaaatatgaaaaatactcGGATCCGCTCTCTATTGTTCTAAATGGAGATTCTGGGATGG AATCAATGAGCCATTTCGGGTCTTACACTCCACATGAAAATAAGGAAATATCAAAACTGAAGCTAGAACTGCTGAAGTATCAACTGGAAACTGCAAAA TTGGAAAGACAAAGGATCAGCGAAGCTTTAGAAGCAGAAAACTCAGAGCGCCAGTCAAAAGCCATAGAAACATCGCTTCGATTACGAGCAGCAAGATTAGATGCCGTTGCCTCCGAGTCAAAACTGCCCTCAACCCATCCCGCACTGCAATACAGTGAACAAGAGAAACTAGCGCAACAGTACATGCGGCAGTTTGAGCACACTTGCAATTGTATGAAAAGtaagattaattaa